GAGTCCTCGTACACGTTGTCGTGAACGCCTTCCACGCGCCGCGGCGACCACGTCCCGCTGGCGTGGTCGAACGCCAGCACGAAGTCGCCCTTGCGCAGCTCGCCGATCGGCCGCAGCCCCTTCGGGGTCGCGACCGGCGTGTCGGACGTGAAGCAGTAGCCATCGGGTTGAATGACGTTGATCTCATCATTCGCCCGCCGCAGCTTCTCTGCGTTGGGCACGTCGTCGGCGTGGCTGCGGGGCCCATCGGCCGCGCGGCCGGTCGCCAGGTCGGCGGCGCTCTCGATCACGCCAGCTATATCGCCCTGGTAGGCCGACCGAGCCAGATCGAGCGCCGACTGTGCCTGATCGGACTTGTCGAGCACCTCGCCGGCCAGGCCCGCGGCCCGCTGGGCGGCCGGGTTGGAGACGAGCGAGGTGATCGCCTTCGGCGCCCGTTGGACGACCTTCGCGGCGCCGCCGATCAGCTTGCCCGCCGCGCCCCCCTGCGCGACCGCGCCGAACGAGCGGCCGGCCGCCTCCGGCAACGCCCGCAGGTCCGCGTCGCGGATGCCGGCCTGGTCGAGGGCGGCGCTCGCGTCGTCGCTGGTTTCGGCGTAACCAAAAGACAGCGTGTCGATCGCGAACAGCACTTCGGCCTTGAGGATGTTGCCCACTTGGGAGAAGTAGCCGGGGTTCTCAATTCCCCCCGTGATCGACTCCCAACTGATCGGCTCCTTGGCGACGGTGGCGGGATCGACCTCATCGACCTCGAAGTAGGTCCCTTCAGTGTTGTACGGGTGGCTGTTATCGGCGATGCTGGTGGGGTTGGGGTGATCGGTCTTGCCCGAGATGACTTCACGGTATGGCGTGACCTTCTCGCCGCTATTCGGTGGCGTACCGATGGTCTTAACCGTCAAGGTGTCTGAGCTTTCGTAGTAAGAAAATGGATTGTCTTCGTCGTCGAGCCCGGTTTTGTATTCGATGTTCTTGAAACTATCCGTATCGATAGACCAATGTTTTTCTTCCGTTGTTTTGCTCTTATCAGTGTCTGACGCCGTATCGTAGGAACCTGAGACGGTCTTGGAGTCGCCCGCCCGCAAGACGCCGACATTGTGGACAATCTCCTTGAGATCTCCGTTGCTCCACGTCTCGTCGTGTTGCCTGCGCAGCTCGTCTCCCTTCTCCTGGTTGCTAGTGGCCGTGGTGATCGTGTACTTGGCTTTCTGGGGGTAATAAAGGTGTCAGGAACCGTTTTCTGCTTCAAAGAGTTCTTCGCTTACTACAACGAGCGCCGTGCGCACCAAGGTCTCGATGGCGACGCGCCCGCGAGCCGCAACAAGGAGCCACCCGAGCTTGGCCCGGTCGTGGCCACTCCGGTGCTCGGCGGACTGCACCACAGCTACTCACGCCGCGCGGCCTGAGACTCTTTTCTGCTGCCCGCTGCGGGGGCTGGCTCAACGTGTGCGCCGAAAGAAAACGCTGCGTCAATCGAGGTCGTTGACGGGCTTTCAGACGACCGGCAGTCGTGTGCTT
This Posidoniimonas polymericola DNA region includes the following protein-coding sequences:
- a CDS encoding Hint domain-containing protein, translating into MRAGDSKTVSGSYDTASDTDKSKTTEEKHWSIDTDSFKNIEYKTGLDDEDNPFSYYESSDTLTVKTIGTPPNSGEKVTPYREVISGKTDHPNPTSIADNSHPYNTEGTYFEVDEVDPATVAKEPISWESITGGIENPGYFSQVGNILKAEVLFAIDTLSFGYAETSDDASAALDQAGIRDADLRALPEAAGRSFGAVAQGGAAGKLIGGAAKVVQRAPKAITSLVSNPAAQRAAGLAGEVLDKSDQAQSALDLARSAYQGDIAGVIESAADLATGRAADGPRSHADDVPNAEKLRRANDEINVIQPDGYCFTSDTPVATPKGLRPIGELRKGDFVLAFDHASGTWSPRRVEGVHDNVYEDSLVTVTTTGGDSFRATVHHPVWVLNGRELEARPTPAELNDREDQGQSLPGRWVNSHDLRPGDVLIDRHGQQQYVRRIEQEFVTNTPVFNLTVEQDHTYAVGNVGLLVHNSCADPQKASAEVVAPKASPELAREIADVEKPPLNDRRTVAITETREGVTLVSGGASDLSEAQKRLARERGLTPTNDLPRADAEITMLDHAGRNGLTPTNGVTTNDICPTCAGDIEGLGGVLTGPRSFSFPLDL